In Candidatus Cloacimonadota bacterium, the DNA window GAATCTGACACTTCAGAAGGTGGCGATGATGGTGAATTCTGGATTGGTGGAGAACTGGCAATAATGATGATGGATGAACCTGATTTTGCAAAATTGGGAATGGTTGGAGATGTCTTATCATTGATCCTGAAAGATTCTGATATCAGGTTGTTTTACGGAAAAGAAAAAGGTGGTATTGTCTGCCGCAATGGCGTTTGCAAAAATCAAGCAGAATTTGATGGTTTACGCCTTTCCTGGATAAAAACATTTTAACCTTCGCAATGATCGCATGACCTTGCGAATGGTTGCATAGAAGTGGAGAACCCTTTTGCCTTCCAAAGGGGAATTGAAAAATATAAGTATTAGAAAATAAATGCTTTGTTCTACTAATAAAGGGAAAAGATTTCGATGTCATCCTGAGTGATCCGGCAGCTACCGGATTATATCGAAGGATCGAAATCAGCAATGTTCATGACTTTTTTCGTCATTTTGAGGAATTCTCCTTTACTTTGACGAAGGAGGACTGAGGGTTTTATTTAATTTGATAAAAATACAAATTATAGGAGAAAATTATGAAAAAAATTATTTTGTTTGTTTTGTTAATTAGTCTAGGAGCATTATTTGCAGAGTTGCAGGTCGATATCCCATTCGATCTTAATATTGTTGGTGATGACTTTTCAGTTGTTGGCGCATACACATACGAATCTGACTGGATCACAATTACAAATATTGGAAGTACAAGCGAAGAATATAATCTTACCTGGTCATTCTCCAATCTTCCTGCTGGATGGACTTGCAGTGTATGCAATGCTACTGGTTTGTGTTATATTCCCAATATGCCGGCAACTATTCCTCTGGATGCAGGTGCTTCGTTAGGTGTACATTTTATTATTGGTGTGAACAGTACAGGTGGATGTGACTTAAACATCACTTTGGATGGTGGAGATCTTACAAGTCCAATGAGCTATGATTTCACATTCAATACAGAAGACAATGTAAGCAATGACGAAGAATTGATCTCGGTTCCAAGATTAAGTCAGAATTACCCTAATCCGTTTAATCCTACCACAACAATAGCTTTGAATCTTTCTTCATCCGAATTAGCTGAAGCTGAACTCATCATCTTTAACTCAAAAGGACAGATCGTCAAAACATTTAATGAATTAAATTCACAAGTAATTTGGAACGGAACAAATGATTCTGGGAAACCAGTGAATAGCGGAATCTATTTCTATCAGCTTAAAACTGGTGACTATTCTATTACAAAAAAAATGGTTCTAATGAAATAAATCTAAGATAAGTTTGTTAAATTTGATGTTATAAAATAAAATGCTTTACAAAGTTCTTTTCAAAAAAAAAATGAAAAGAGTTTAAAGTGTGAAAATAAAAAAAATGGAGGAGAAATGAAAAAGATATTATTAATTTTCGGATTAATACTGATCATGATGCCAATCTTTGCCACCCAACTGGAAGTTGTTGGTGAAGTTCTAAGCTCATATTCCGGCTGACCTTACTGTCCATCAGCTCGGGCCGGGCTGTTAAGTTTGTACACAGGAAATGATCATGTTATACCAATGATCTGGGAAAGCGGCGGACCAAATCCAAGTCCTGGATATGCAGAGAGAATGAGTATGTATAATCCAGGTGGTGGAGTTCCGCATGCACGTTTTGGTGGAACAATGAGTGTTGTAGGTGGAATGCCGAGTGGAGCTATGAACTACTTACCACAGTATAATGCACTTATAAACACCGATAGTCCACTTGATATGAATGTTACAATGGATGTAAATGATCAAAATGAATTGGTGATTTCAACTGATGTAGAAGTAACAGGAAATATTTCAACTACAAATAATAAAGTTACATTTATCGTAACTTTAGAAGTTGATGATGATTGGTTCTGTGTAGTTATGGAATATGACCATAACACAGATTTTGATCTTACAACAATAGGTCAAACTGCTACTTACGAAAAAGCATTTGTATTAAATCCTTCCTGGGATCTTTCTAAAATTCATGGTGTTGCCATGGTTCAATCATATACATCAAATTATCTTATTTTACAAGCTAAATCTACAATGTTTACAGGATTATTGCCTTTATTTTCGGCAAATATAACAGAAGGACCAGCTTATCTGGGTGTTCAGTTTACCAGCAACTCTTTACCTCAAACAGGAATAGACAGCTGGGAATGGGATTTTGATGGAGATGGCACATTTGACAGCACGGATGAAAATCCTTTCCATATGTACACAACTCCTGGAGTTTACGATGTTACTCTTCGCATTACAGTTGGTGGAGAAACTGCAGAAACTACAGCTACTGATCTTATCAATGTAACAGATGGTTCAAATATAACTGGAGACCTTTCTGGTATCTGGTTATCAGATTTCAATCCATATAATGTAACTGATGATGTATCAATCGCTGAAAGTGATGAACTGGTAATTCAACCAGGTGTTGAGATCAATTTCCAAAGCGGAAATATGCTCACAGTTTATGGTAAATTCACTGCCGATGCAAATGTTGATACTGACGATCCAATCATCATGACTTCAGCTACAGATTGGGAAGGAATCCGATTCGTTGGTTCTACTGACAACAACCTGATCCAGGGTTGTGAAATTTCCAATGCAAATGTTTGCGCTATTTCTATTGAAAATGGTTCTGTGGTTG includes these proteins:
- a CDS encoding T9SS type A sorting domain-containing protein, with the translated sequence MKKIILFVLLISLGALFAELQVDIPFDLNIVGDDFSVVGAYTYESDWITITNIGSTSEEYNLTWSFSNLPAGWTCSVCNATGLCYIPNMPATIPLDAGASLGVHFIIGVNSTGGCDLNITLDGGDLTSPMSYDFTFNTEDNVSNDEELISVPRLSQNYPNPFNPTTTIALNLSSSELAEAELIIFNSKGQIVKTFNELNSQVIWNGTNDSGKPVNSGIYFYQLKTGDYSITKKMVLMK
- a CDS encoding T9SS type A sorting domain-containing protein: MYTGNDHVIPMIWESGGPNPSPGYAERMSMYNPGGGVPHARFGGTMSVVGGMPSGAMNYLPQYNALINTDSPLDMNVTMDVNDQNELVISTDVEVTGNISTTNNKVTFIVTLEVDDDWFCVVMEYDHNTDFDLTTIGQTATYEKAFVLNPSWDLSKIHGVAMVQSYTSNYLILQAKSTMFTGLLPLFSANITEGPAYLGVQFTSNSLPQTGIDSWEWDFDGDGTFDSTDENPFHMYTTPGVYDVTLRITVGGETAETTATDLINVTDGSNITGDLSGIWLSDFNPYNVTDDVSIAESDELVIQPGVEINFQSGNMLTVYGKFTADANVDTDDPIIMTSATDWEGIRFVGSTDNNLIQGCEISNANVCAISIENGSVVDVIENKLFNNSSASVGAAIDVASSDDVLISRNIIANNTSSNLIGGIGAIDSAIEISNNVIVNNTGTYGAFSLKNGSDAMIVNNTIANNESTNGTPYEMFLFNAMPIFKNNIIVDEADSTSFFAPFGLPEVTYTCIYDGFEGNEYPFPNAIGNIDINPLFEAPTAGAGVSYDGLNASWWLQDGSPCIDAGDPDAMYNDPDGTRNDMGAYGGPNALTLPVGNDDDPITVVANSNINIYPNPFNPQTSIALNLTDSDKQNPVSVQVYNVKGQLVRTLVDNEILTNASIIWDGTDNTGRHTSSGMYFAKVNTQSNTITKKMVLLK